A genome region from Hippopotamus amphibius kiboko isolate mHipAmp2 chromosome 1, mHipAmp2.hap2, whole genome shotgun sequence includes the following:
- the LOC130846023 gene encoding late cornified envelope protein 1A-like yields the protein MSCQQNQQQCQCSPKCPPKCPVQKCPPKCPKCPPAPPCCDPSCGDCCSSGAGGCCLSHHRRRRSHRRRHHSPDCCSQPSGGCC from the coding sequence ATGTCCTGCCAGCAGAACCAGCAGCAGTGCCAGTGCTCCCCCAAGTGCCCCCCCAAGTGCCCTGTCCAGAAATGCCCCCCCAAGTGTCCCAagtgccccccagcccctccctgctgtGACCCCAGCTGTGGGGACTGCTGCagctctggggctgggggctgctgccTGAGCCACCACAGGCGCCGCAGGTCCCACCGCCGCAGACACCACAGCCCTGACTGCTGCAGCCAGCCCTCGGGGGGCTGCTGCTGA